From a single Nostoc sp. MS1 genomic region:
- the ftsZ gene encoding cell division protein FtsZ, with protein MTLDNNQELTYRNSQSMGQPSLSLAVNSGNPFNHSGLNFGQNNDSKKISVESSRIGEIVPGRVANIKVIGVGGGGGNAVNRMIESDVSGVEFWSINTDAQALTLAGAPSRLQIGQKLTRGLGAGGNPAIGQKAAEESRDEIATALEGADLVFITAGMGGGTGTGAAPIVAEVAKEMGALTVGVVTRPFVFEGRRRTSQAEQGIEGLKSRVDTLIIIPNNKLLEVIPEQTPVQEAFRYADDVLRQGVQGISDIITIPGLVNVDFADVRAVMADAGSALMGIGVSSGKSRAREAAIAAISSPLLECSIEGARGVVFNITGGSDLTLHEVNAAAETIYEVVDPNANIIFGAVIDDRLQGEVRITVIATGFTGEIQAAPQQNTSNPRVVSVPPKRTSPQTPAVNPPAATPEPKEKSGLDIPDFLQRRRPKN; from the coding sequence ATGACACTTGATAATAACCAAGAACTTACTTATAGAAATTCCCAATCGATGGGACAACCGAGCTTATCACTGGCGGTGAACTCCGGTAATCCCTTTAATCACTCAGGGCTGAATTTTGGACAAAACAACGATAGTAAAAAGATTTCTGTGGAAAGTAGTCGTATTGGTGAGATTGTTCCAGGACGAGTTGCCAACATCAAAGTAATTGGTGTTGGTGGCGGCGGTGGTAATGCTGTGAACCGCATGATTGAGTCAGATGTTTCTGGTGTAGAGTTTTGGTCAATTAATACTGATGCTCAAGCTTTAACTCTAGCCGGCGCTCCCAGCCGTTTACAAATTGGGCAGAAACTTACACGCGGTTTAGGTGCAGGTGGTAATCCTGCAATTGGTCAAAAGGCTGCTGAGGAATCACGCGATGAAATTGCAACAGCGTTGGAAGGTGCTGATTTAGTATTTATAACGGCTGGGATGGGCGGCGGTACTGGTACAGGTGCAGCCCCCATTGTCGCAGAAGTAGCCAAAGAAATGGGCGCTTTGACGGTTGGTGTAGTAACACGTCCGTTTGTATTTGAAGGTCGTCGTCGTACCAGTCAGGCAGAACAAGGTATTGAAGGTCTTAAAAGTAGAGTTGATACTTTAATTATTATTCCCAACAATAAATTACTGGAAGTGATCCCAGAACAAACCCCAGTTCAAGAGGCTTTCCGCTACGCCGATGATGTCCTACGTCAAGGGGTACAAGGGATTTCCGACATTATCACTATCCCCGGTTTAGTAAACGTAGACTTTGCTGATGTGCGGGCTGTCATGGCAGATGCGGGATCAGCCCTGATGGGTATTGGCGTAAGTTCTGGTAAATCAAGAGCTAGAGAAGCTGCGATCGCCGCTATTTCTTCACCACTACTAGAATGTTCTATTGAAGGTGCTAGAGGTGTTGTTTTCAACATCACTGGTGGTAGCGACCTCACCCTACACGAAGTCAACGCCGCCGCAGAAACAATATATGAAGTAGTTGATCCCAACGCCAACATTATTTTTGGTGCGGTGATTGATGACAGATTACAAGGAGAAGTAAGAATCACCGTCATTGCTACTGGTTTTACCGGAGAAATACAAGCAGCACCTCAACAAAATACCTCAAATCCAAGGGTAGTATCAGTTCCCCCAAAACGAACATCACCACAAACACCAGCCGTCAATCCCCCAGCAGCTACTCCCGAACCAAAAGAAAAATCTGGATTAGATATTCCTGATTTTCTCCAAAGACGGCGACCAAAAAATTAA
- the gshB gene encoding glutathione synthase, with product MKLAFIIDPIHQLDPCHDTSVALMEAAQILGHEVWVTQANWLSVVNSKAWAILHRVELVPIQLVEGRWVATNPWYKLGDGLRPAGGDGVPPSVADRTFNSLETMDAVFMRTDPPVNDAYLFATYVLDYIDQNKTLVINNPDGIRRANEKMYALQFTKAIPETIVSADKQFIRQFVEAKGATVLKPLGNKAGEGILFLQAGDRNFNSIVELSTQQGRLPVMVQTYLPEAKEGDKRIILLNGEPIGALNRLASSSDFRNNMATGGTVAKTEITPREQEICSQIATNLRRDGLIFVGIDVIGGYLTEVNVTSPTGIREIDRLDGTHLAHQVIQWVEQNQK from the coding sequence GTGTGGCACTGATGGAAGCAGCACAAATTTTAGGACATGAAGTTTGGGTGACTCAAGCGAATTGGTTGAGTGTGGTAAACAGCAAAGCTTGGGCTATATTACATCGGGTAGAACTAGTACCCATACAGTTAGTTGAAGGGCGTTGGGTAGCAACAAATCCTTGGTATAAGTTAGGCGATGGGCTACGCCCCGCCGGAGGCGATGGCGTTCCGCCCAGCGTAGCTGATCGCACTTTCAATTCTTTAGAAACGATGGATGCCGTATTTATGCGGACAGATCCACCAGTAAATGATGCTTACCTTTTTGCTACCTATGTCCTCGATTACATCGACCAAAACAAGACTTTGGTGATTAATAATCCTGATGGTATCCGTAGGGCCAATGAAAAAATGTATGCCCTCCAGTTTACCAAAGCAATTCCCGAAACTATTGTCAGTGCTGATAAACAATTTATCCGCCAATTTGTGGAAGCTAAAGGCGCTACTGTTCTCAAACCCTTGGGTAACAAAGCTGGGGAAGGGATTTTATTTTTACAAGCAGGCGATCGCAATTTTAACTCCATAGTTGAACTTAGCACCCAACAAGGTCGATTACCTGTAATGGTACAAACCTATTTACCAGAGGCGAAAGAAGGAGACAAACGGATTATTTTACTTAATGGTGAACCTATTGGCGCTCTCAATCGCTTGGCAAGTAGCAGCGATTTCCGTAATAATATGGCAACTGGGGGAACAGTCGCCAAAACGGAAATTACTCCCCGTGAGCAAGAAATTTGTAGCCAAATCGCCACTAATTTACGTCGAGATGGGCTAATCTTTGTAGGTATTGATGTTATTGGTGGCTATTTGACAGAAGTTAACGTTACTAGCCCCACAGGGATACGCGAAATTGACAGACTAGATGGAACTCATCTGGCTCATCAAGTAATTCAATGGGTAGAACAGAATCAAAAGTAG